In a genomic window of Telopea speciosissima isolate NSW1024214 ecotype Mountain lineage chromosome 5, Tspe_v1, whole genome shotgun sequence:
- the LOC122661150 gene encoding pentatricopeptide repeat-containing protein At2g34400: protein MVCKSKPLMLIISRSLVFDTTIHSYPDVSDLTHKLLSLLKQCSSSKSLKQVHSQMLINSIEKPNFLLSKLVDLKDFTYASLLFSQTPEPNDFSYNVMIRGLTNTWYKFALALEFYHQMKFLGQKPNNFTYPFLLISCANLPSLDQGRRAHSLIFKSALDSDCHTRHSLITMYARCGELGDARKVFDEITNRDLVSWNSMISGYSKMGFATEAVSLYRRMRLAGFEPDEMTLVSVLGACGDLGDLSLGRWVEGLVEDQKIELNSFVGSSLIDMYGKCGDLDSARKVFNKILKKDIVAWNAMITGYAQNGASDEAIRLFHHMRAAGVDPDKITLIGVLSACASIGALDVGKWVDAYASQNGIKHDIYVGTGLIDMYAKCGSLVHARRIFGEMPRKNVVSWNAMISALAVHGHASEAIALFKRMAKEGGDVHPNDITFVGVLSACVHAGLVDEGRRWFQMMGPSFGLVPKIEHYSSMVDLLARAGYLNEAWEFIEKMSEKPNAVVLGALLAACRNFGNAEVGERVMHLLLELEPSNSGNYIISSKIFANSKRWDASARMRGLMRERGVTKTPGCSWIEIENKVHEFHAGEGLYLNSREIYCVIDLLTEEMKMEGYSPKIDFV, encoded by the exons ATGGTTTGTAAATCCAAACCCCTTATGCTTATCATTTCTCGCTCTCTCGTTTTTGATACAACAATCCATTCTTATCCAGACGTCTCTGATCTCACTCATAAGCTCCTATCGCTCTTGAAGCAGTGTAGTTCATCCAAATCATTGAAACAAGTCCACTCTCAGATGCTCATCAATTCCATAGAAAAACCCAATTTCCTCCTCTCCAAACTGGTCGATCTCAAAGATTTTACCTATGCTTCGCTCCTCTTCTCTCAAACACCAGAACCCAATGACTTCTCGTACAATGTCATGATTCGTGGTCTAACCAACACATGGTACAAATTTGCTCTCGcgcttgaattttatcaccaaATGAAGTTCTTAGGCCAAAAACCAAATAATTTCACCTACCCATTTCTTCTAATCTCTTGTGCAAACCTCCCGTCGTTGGACCAAGGTAGGAGGGCCCATTCGTTGATTTTCAAATCTGCGTTGGACTCTGATTGCCACACCAGACACTCGTTGATCACTATGTATGCAAGGTGCGGTGAGTTGGGTGATGCACGGAAGGTGTTCGATGAAATTACTAATAGGGACTTGGTTTCTTGGAATTCAATGATATCTGGGTACTCTAAGATGGGTTTTGCTACAGAGGCAGTGAGTTTGTATAGGAGAATGAGGTTGGCAGGTTTCGAGCCAGATGAAATGACTCTAGTGAGCGTTCTAGGAGCATGCGGGGACTTGGGAGACTTGAGTTTGGGAAGATGGGTCGAAGGGCTTGTGGAGGATCAAAAAATCGAGTTGAATTCTTTTGTGGGCTCTTCGTTGATTGATATGTATGGGAAATGTGGGGATCTTGATTCAGCAAGGAAagttttcaataaaatattgaAGAAAGATATTGTTGCGTGGAATGCCATGATAACAGG ATATGCACAAAATGGAGCATCAGATGAAGCAATCAGGTTATTCCATCACATGAGGGCAGCAGGTGTGGACCCTGATAAGATCACATTGATTGGTGTTCTATCAGCCTGTGCCTCCATAGGGGCCCTTGATGTTGGGAAGTGGGTAGATGCATATGCATCACAAAATGGTATAAAACATGATATCTATGTTGGTACAGGCCTAATAGATATGTATGCCAAGTGTGGGAGCCTAGTCCATGCACGTAGAATCTTTGGAGAGATGCCCCGAAAAAATGTGGTCTCTTGGAATGCCATGATCTCTGCCCTTGCTGTTCATGGGCATGCCTCGGAGGCAATAGCACTATTTAAGAGAATGGCAAAGGAAGGAGGAGACGTACATCCAAATGACATCACATTTGTGGGTGTACTCTCTGCATGCGTGCATGCTGGATTGGTTGATGAAGGCCGTAGGTGGTTTCAAATGATGGGACCATCATTTGGGCTGGTCCCAAAAATAGAGCATTACTCTAGCATGGTTGATCTTTTGGCACGTGCTGGATATTTAAATGAAGCATGGGAGTTCATTGAGAAGATGTCTGAAAAGCCTAATGCAGTCGTATTAGGGGCACTCCTTGCTGCCTGTCGGAATTTTGGAAATGCCGAGGTTGGTGAACGTGTAATGCACCTACTTCTGGAGTTGGAGCCTTCAAATTCTGGAAATTACATTATCTCATCAAAGATATTTGCAAATTCAAAGAGGTGGGATGCGTCAGCAAGAATGAGAGGATTGATGAGGGAGAGGGGTGTTACTAAAACTCCTGGTTGCAGCTGGATTGAGATCGAGAATAAAGTTCATGAATTTCATGCAGGGGAGGGTTTGTATCTTAATTCAAGAGAAATTTACTGTGTTATTGACTTGTTAACTGAGGAGATGAAGATGGAGGGATATTCCccaaaaattgattttgtttag